A window from Primulina eburnea isolate SZY01 chromosome 2, ASM2296580v1, whole genome shotgun sequence encodes these proteins:
- the LOC140822719 gene encoding alpha,alpha-trehalose-phosphate synthase [UDP-forming] 1-like — translation MPGNKSSDDSKVPSTRIGRLLRERELRISGGLPSTIDGTDVNNRIEISEHDFSGSSFVEQYTEGAAHALDDMCERSDGPIRQRLLVVSNRLPVSAVRGGEDSWSLEISAGGLVSALLGVKEFDARWIGWAGVNVTDEIGQKSLTEALAEKSCIPVFLDEETVHQYYNGYCNNILWPLFHYLGLPQEDRLATTRSFQSQFAAYKKANQMFADVVNKHHEEGDIVWCHDYHLMFLPKFLKDYNSKMKVGWFLHTPFPSSEIHRTLPSRSELLRAVLAADLIGFHTYDYARHFVSACTRILGLEGTPYGVEDQGRLTRVSAFPIGIDSDRFTNALETPQVQEHIEELKERFSGRKVMLGVDRLDMIKGIPQKILAFEKFLEENPYWRDKVVLLQIAVPTRTDVPEYQKLTGQVHEIVGRINGRFGTLTAVPIHHLDRSLDFHALCALYSVTDVALVTSLRDGMNLVSYEFVACQDSKRGVLILSEFAGAAQSLGAGAILVNPWNISEVSAAIGQALNMSAEEREKRHQHNFEHVTTHTAQRWAEFFVSEMNDAVIEAQYRIREVPPQLVVSDAIKRYLQSYSRLLILGFNATITEPIDAPERRGGDQLKEMELKLHPQLKGPLKKLCSIPNSTVIVLSGSERRVLDDNFGDYDMWLAAENGMFLRSTKGEWRTTMPEHLNMDWVDSVKHVFEYFTERTPRSHFERRETSLVWNYKYADVEFGRLQARDMLQHLWTGPISNSSVDVVQGKTSIEVRTCGVSKGAAMDRILGEIVHSKPINAPIDYVLCIGHFLGKDEDVYTFFEPELPHDSMITPRNKIPNTIRISDEKRSSPELPSGKNSSESQGENHFDGSNNGKQSAASSSGSSSQSSPENAPWNVLDLKKENYFSCAVNRTRTNARYLINTTDDVVAFLKDMSEASLTNSPSAD, via the exons ATGCCTGGAAACAAGTCTAGTGATGACTCAAAGGTTCCCAGTACTCGAATAGGAAGGCTCTTGAGAGAAAGAGAGCTGAGAATAAGTGGCGGACTTCCTTCTACAATAGATGGTACTGATGTAAACAATCGAATTGAGATATCTGAACATGATTTCTCTGGCTCTTCCTTTGTAGAACAGTATACGGAAGGAGCTGCACACGCGCTTGATGACATGTGTGAAAGGTCTGATGGACCTATCAGACAGAGATTGTTAGTGGTTTCCAATAGACTCCCTGTGTCTGCAGTAAGGGGAGGCGAGGATTCCTGGTCACTAGAGATAAGTGCAGGGGGACTAGTAAGCGCTCTTCTGG GAGTAAAGGAGTTTGACGCACGATGGATTGGTTGGGCCGGTGTAAATGTAACAGATGAAATTGGGCAAAAATCACTTACTGAAGCATTGGCTGAGAAG AGTTGCATCCCTGTTTTCCTGGATGAAGAGACTGTGCACCAGTATTACAATGGCTATTGCAACAACATATTGTGGCCTCTATTCCACTATCTTGGACTTCCACAGGAAGACCGTCTGGCAACAACCAGGAGTTTTCAGTCACAGTTTGCCGCATATAAGAAGGCAAATCAAATGTTTGCTGATGTTGTTAACAAACACCACGAGGAAGGCGATATTGTTTGGTGTCATGATTACCATCTCATGTTTCTTCCAAAATTCCTGAAGGATTACAACAGCAAGATGAAAGTTGGGTGGTTTCTACATACTCCCTTTCCATCTTCTGAAATCCACCGAACACTGCCATCTCGATCTGAACTACTACGTGCGGTTCTAGCTGCCGATTTGATTGG TTTTCACACATATGATTATGCAAGACATTTTGTTAGTGCTTGTACTCGGATTCTTGGACTTGAAGGTACTCCTTATGGAGTAGAGGATCAAGGGAGACTAACTCGAGTGTCTGCG TTTCCTATTGGGATCGATTCAGATCGATTCACCAATGCTCTTGAGACTCCTCAAGTGCAGGAACACATCGAagaattaaaagaaagattttctggaAGAAAG GTAATGCTTGGTGTCGATCGCTTGGATATGATAAAAGGTATCCCTCAAAAGATCCTAGCATTTGAGAAGTTTCTAGAGGAGAACCCGTACTGGCGCGATAAGGTGGTTTTGCTTCAAATTGCTGTCCCAACAAGAACTGATGTTCCTGAAT ATCAAAAGCTAACAGGCCAAGTTCATGAAATTGTTGGTCGGATCAATGGGAGGTTTGGAACTTTGACTGCTGTTCCAATTCATCATTTG GATCGTTCTCTCGACTTCCATGCATTATGTGCTCTTTATTCTGTTACTG ATGTAGCACTTGTCACGTCTTTACGAGATGGAATGAATCTTGTCAGCTATGAGTTTGTGGCTTGCCAAGATTCCAAAAGAGGAGTTCTCATCCTGAGTGAA TTTGCTGGAGCAGCACAATCCCTTGGTGCTGGAGCAATTCTCGTGAATCCTTGGAACATATCAGAAGTTTCTGCTGCAATAGGCCAAGCATTGAATATGTCAGCTGAAGAAAGAGAAAAACGTCACCAACACAACTTTGAGCACGTGACTACTCATACTGCTCAGCGATGGGCTGAATTTTTTGTAAG TGAAATGAATGATGCTGTTATTGAAGCTCAGTACAGGATAAGAGAAGTTCCTCCACAACTTGTTGTTAGTGATGCAATCAAGCGCTACTTGCAGTCTTACAGTCGATTACTTATACTG GGTTTCAATGCCACGATCACTGAACCTATTGACGCACCTGAGAGAAGAGGGGGAGATCAGTTAAAAGAAATGGAACTTAAATTGCATCCCCAGTTGAAAGGACCTCTGAAAAAGCTTTGCAGTATTCCAAATTCAACAGTTATAGTTCTCAGTGGAAGTGAGAGAAGAGTCCTAGATGAT AACTTTGGTGATTATGACATGTGGTTGGCAGCCGAGAATGGGATGTTTCTACGATCTACGAAAGGAGAATGGAGGACAACAATGCCAGAGCACTTAAATATGGATTGGGTTGATAGTGTAAAG CATGTTTTTGAGTATTTCACTGAAAGAACCCCGAGATCACATTTTGAGCGTCGCGAAACTTCACTCGTATGGAATTACAAGTATGCAG ATGTTGAATTTGGAAGATTGCAAGCTAGGGACATGCTGCAACATCTCTGGACTGGTCCAATTTCTAACTCATCTGTTGATGTTGTCCAAGGGAAAACCTCAATTGAGGTTAGAACTTGTGGTGTCTCAAAG GGAGCAGCGATGGACCGCATACTTGGAGAGATTGTTCACAGTAAACCAATCAATGCACCAATTGATTATGTCTTGTGCATAGGTCATTTTTTGGGAAAG GACGAGGACGTCTATACATTTTTCGAACCAGAGCTTCCACATGACTCAATGATTaccccaagaaacaaaatacccaatacaattAGGATTTCGGATGAGAAGAGATCGTCTCCTGAGCTTCCATCAGGAAAAAACAGCTCGGAGTCTCAGGGTGAGAATCATTTTGACGGATCAAACAATGGAAAGCAATCAGCAGCCAGTTCCTCAGGTAGCAGCAGCCAGTCGTCCCCAGAAAATGCTCCTTGGAATGTACTTGATCTGAAAAAGGAGAACTATTTTTCCTGTGCTGTGAATCGAACCCGTACTAATGCTCGATATCTTATCAACACAACAGACGACGTTGTTGCATTCCTGAAGGACATGTCTGAAGCGTCCTTAACCAACTCACCGTCTGCTGATTGA